The following coding sequences lie in one Deinococcus sp. AJ005 genomic window:
- a CDS encoding molecular chaperone DnaJ, with protein sequence MNYFQEINDSNELKTAYRKLCKEFHPDKGGSTEQMQEINNQYAAAMARILSGKPDSDYGEDKWYKTRQEEVDVEAKVQEAIEKIAHLEGIDIEIIGAWVWVSGETKPHKDTLKAADYWWMHKREKWAFKGKYSSGRGKTSMEEMREKYGSERVHTRSRSLRAAS encoded by the coding sequence ATGAACTATTTCCAAGAGATCAACGACAGCAACGAACTCAAGACCGCCTACCGCAAATTGTGCAAAGAGTTTCACCCCGACAAGGGCGGCAGCACTGAGCAGATGCAGGAGATCAACAACCAGTACGCGGCAGCAATGGCGCGGATTCTGAGCGGCAAGCCGGACAGCGACTACGGCGAGGACAAATGGTACAAGACCCGCCAGGAGGAGGTCGACGTTGAAGCCAAAGTTCAGGAGGCCATTGAAAAAATCGCCCATCTGGAGGGCATAGACATTGAAATCATCGGGGCGTGGGTGTGGGTCAGCGGCGAGACCAAGCCCCACAAGGACACGCTGAAGGCCGCCGACTACTGGTGGATGCACAAGCGGGAGAAGTGGGCCTTTAAGGGCAAATACAGCAGTGGCAGGGGCAAAACCAGCATGGAGGAGATGCGCGAGAAGTACGGCAGCGAACGGGTCCATACCCGCAGCCGCAGCCTGCGCGCCGCCAGCTAA